In the Setaria italica strain Yugu1 chromosome VI, Setaria_italica_v2.0, whole genome shotgun sequence genome, one interval contains:
- the LOC101752896 gene encoding beta-carotene isomerase D27, chloroplastic: protein MAAALPMELCFAARAVTPAPAGRAPARPRKRRAGAVRCAATAPAPMGEKTEYRDGPLERAFMGLFARKMEKYATKKKQQQQQQTELEKKKKAVWEWDYESFVDVSRRVMVGRTRAQQQEAVREVLLSMLPPGAPEQFRKLFPPTRWACEFNAALTVPFFHWLVGPSEVIEVEVDGVKQKSGVLIKKCRYLENSGCVGMCVNMCKIPTQDFFTNEFGLPLTMNPNFEDMSCEMIYGQVPPPLEEDPVSKQPCYPNLCSMSTPSAPVCPKLQT, encoded by the exons ATGGCAGCAGCCCTGCCCATGGAGCTCTGCTTCGCCGCACGCGCCGtaacgccggcgccggccgggaGGGCGCCAGCAAGGCCGAGGAAGCGGCGCGCCGGGGCGGTGCGgtgcgcggcgacggcgccggcacCGATGGGGGAGAAGACGGAGTACCGGGACGGGCCGCTGGAGCGCGCGTTCATGGGGCTGTTCGCGCGCAAGATGGAGAAGTACGcgacgaagaagaagcagcagcagcagcagcagacggagttggagaagaagaagaaggcggtgTGGGAGTGGGACTACGAGAGCTTCGTGGACGTGTCGCGGCGCGTGATGGTGGGGCGGACGCGcgcgcagcagcaggaggccgTCCGCGAGGTGCTCCTCTCCATGctcccgcccggcgcccccgagCAGTTCCGGAAGCTCTTCCCGCCGACGAGGTGGGCGTGCGAGTTCAACGCCGCGCTCACCGTGCCCTTCTTCCACTGGCTCGTCGGACCCTCCGAGGTCATCGAGGTCGAGGTCGACGGCGTCAAGCAGAAGAGCGGGGTCCTCATCAAGAAATGCAGGTACCTGGAGAACAGCGGGTGCGTCGGGATGTGCGTCAACATGTGCAAGATCCCGACGCAGGACTTCTTCACCAACGAGTTTGGGCTCCCTCTCACCATGAATCCAA ATTTCGAAGACATGAGCTGCGAGATGATTTACGGTCAGGTGCCACCTCCCTTGGAAGAGGATCCAGTGTCAAAGCAACCTTGCTATCCAAACCTCT GTTCCATGTCGACGCCTTCTGCCCCAGTCTGCCCCAAACTTCAGACATAG
- the LOC111257742 gene encoding 3'-N-debenzoyl-2'-deoxytaxol N-benzoyltransferase-like, with translation MNATGLLVPVLPRRRSPETAKHSTNHSPSVCRRTDAAASNGGGSRTRHPSPMESQWLRVLDTARLSPHAPAPLPLSVLDADRNVLDVTFRTLRFFPPPPPPVDPFAVLTRAFAAALGLFPALTSCVVLAASVLSAADVDTDSPGSVLLDCLAPGDGNGGSGADGLALALQATRFACGGVALGMRVAHALCDGASATKFLAAAARFARGMGPPDVAPVWERRELLGLRQPSRVATPVFDRVLELARGVLGDGADKHGRRWRRRLGCKCAPGHAPGLG, from the coding sequence ATGAACGCCACTGGACTATTGGTGCCTGTGCTCCCACGTCGCCGCTCCCCTGAAACCGCAAAGCATTCCACCAACCACTCGCCGTCAGTCTGTCGCCGCACTGACGCAGCAGCTTCCAACGGCGGGGGCTCACGCACGCGGCACCCCTCCCCCATGGAGTCGCAGTGGCTGCGGGTCCTGGACACCGCGCGCCTGTCGCCACACGCCCCAGCGCCGCTCCCACTCTCCGTCCTCGACGCCGACCGCAACGTGCTCGACGTCACCTTCCGCACGCTCCGCTTCTTCCCGCCTCCCCCACCGCCCGTCGACCCCTTCGCGGTCCTCACCCGCGcgttcgccgccgcgctcggccTCTTCCCCGCGCTCACGAGCTGCGTCGTCCTCGCGGCGTCTGTTCTGTCGGCAGCCGACGTCGACACCGACAGCCCTGGATCGGTGCTGCTCGACTGCCTCGCGCCAGGGGACGgcaatggcggcagcggcgcggatGGCCTGGCGCTAGCGCTTCAGGCCACGCGGTTCGCGTGCGGTGGCGTCGCGCTCGGGATGCGGGTGGCGCACGCGCTCTGCGATGGCGCGAGCGCCACCAAGTTCCTTGCCGCCGCTGCGCGGTTCGCGCGTGGGATGGGTCCACCCGACGTGGCGCCGGTGTGGGAACGTCGAGAGCTGCTGGGGCTGAGGCAGCCGTCTCGCGTGGCGACGCCGGTGTTCGACCGTGTCCTCGAGCTCGCACGCGGCGTCCTCGGCGATGGGGCTGACAAgcacggccggcggtggcgtcggcggcTGGGGTGCAAATGCGCGCCCGGACACGCTCCAGGACTGGGATAG